The Proteus vulgaris genome has a segment encoding these proteins:
- the ptsI_3 gene encoding phosphoenolpyruvate-protein phosphotransferase — MARSLEIPAIVGTSNATQTIKKDDYLVLDAINNKIIINPSDEELEALKNYQRRVSTRKRRISQTQRFTRHYT; from the coding sequence ATGGCGCGTTCATTAGAAATCCCTGCCATCGTGGGCACATCTAATGCTACACAAACCATTAAAAAAGACGATTATCTTGTTCTTGATGCAATTAATAACAAAATCATCATTAATCCATCCGACGAAGAACTCGAAGCATTAAAAAATTATCAAAGAAGAGTATCTACACGAAAAAGAAGAATTAGCCAAACTCAAAGATTTACCCGCCATTACACTTGA
- the ptsI_4 gene encoding phosphoenolpyruvate-protein phosphotransferase, whose protein sequence is MDRDSLPTEDEQFQAYKAVAEAVGSPAVIIRTMDIGGDKDLPYMNLPKEENPFLGWRAIRICLDRKEILHSQLRAILRASAFGKLRIMFPMIISVEEIRALKAELEILKSQLREENKAFDESIEVGVMVETPAAAVMARHMAKEVDFFSIGTNDLTQYTLAVDRGNELISHLYNPMSPAVLNLIKQVIDASHAEGKWTGMCGELAGDERATLLLLGMGLDEFSMSAISIPRIKKVIRNANYDDARALAEQALAQPTAKELMDLVETFTKEKTLC, encoded by the coding sequence ATGGATAGAGACTCTTTACCAACAGAAGATGAGCAATTCCAAGCCTATAAAGCGGTAGCAGAAGCAGTAGGTAGCCCAGCGGTTATTATTCGTACTATGGATATTGGTGGCGATAAAGACTTACCTTACATGAACCTACCCAAAGAAGAGAACCCATTCTTAGGTTGGCGTGCAATTCGTATTTGTCTTGACCGTAAAGAGATCCTTCATTCGCAATTACGTGCTATCTTAAGAGCATCTGCTTTTGGTAAACTACGCATTATGTTTCCAATGATTATCTCTGTTGAAGAGATCCGAGCATTGAAAGCAGAACTTGAAATATTGAAAAGCCAACTTCGTGAAGAAAACAAAGCTTTTGATGAGTCCATCGAAGTCGGTGTCATGGTAGAAACACCCGCGGCTGCCGTTATGGCTCGCCATATGGCAAAAGAAGTTGACTTTTTCAGTATTGGGACTAACGATCTAACACAATATACTCTGGCTGTAGACCGTGGAAATGAGCTGATATCTCATCTATATAATCCGATGTCACCTGCCGTACTTAACCTGATAAAACAGGTGATTGATGCATCACATGCTGAAGGTAAATGGACTGGAATGTGTGGTGAACTTGCTGGGGATGAGCGAGCAACGTTGCTACTTCTAGGCATGGGATTAGATGAGTTTAGTATGAGTGCTATATCAATTCCTCGCATCAAAAAAGTGATCCGCAATGCGAATTACGATGATGCAAGAGCACTAGCAGAGCAAGCACTTGCTCAGCCTACTGCAAAGGAATTAATGGACTTAGTAGAAACTTTTACTAAAGAAAAAACACTGTGCTAA